The Chloroflexi bacterium ADurb.Bin180 region CCACAGCACCGCCGCAACGCGTTCAGGAAACGAAAGAGGGCGCAGCTCAGGCCAGAGCCGCTTGTAGGGAGTGAACAGCATCGCCGCTGCGCCAGCCACGAGAACCCCCAGCCAGGCCGGGCTTGCCCTGGCGGCCAGGGCGAGGAGCACCGGCAGGGCCACCAGGTAGGTGACATAGCGGACCAGGTGCCTCACCCGCCACAGGTCCGCCTTGCCGTCGCCTCTGGCATAGCGAAAGTACTGCACGGCGAAGGACCGGAGGTCAGGCCGCGGACGAAAGTGCACCAGTGCCTCGGGCACAAACACCAGCCGATAGCCCATGGCCAGCAGACGGAGGTCAAAAACCAGGTCCTCGCAGTAGTCAAGCCACTCTGGATAGCCCCCCACTGCCTCCCAGGCCGTGCGCGCAAAGGCCACTGAGCGGCTGGATGGCAGGAAGCGCTCCGGTCGCACGTCTTTGCGTCGCGGCAGCACCGTTGCTCCCATCGCCACCTCAAAGACAGAGCGCGGGTCAGGAAGGAAGAAACCACAGGCGACACGCCTGGCAGTGCTCCCCTCGGTCAGAGGCCTGGCCAGGCTATCCAGCCAGCCAGCGTCAAGCCGTACGCCGGCGTCGGTGCTGGCAATCAGCTCCGACTTGCTGGCCGCGATGGCCAGGTTCCGGCCGCGAGAAATGCTGCACCCGGGCTCGCTCAACAGCCGCAGTGGCAACCTCCGGCTCTCTTCCCAGGTGCGCAGAACCTCGAGGGTGCCATCCGTGGAGCCACCATCGACGATCACCACCTCGTCTGGTTGGTGAGTCTGCGCGCAGAGCGACTCGAGGAGTCCTTCCAGGCTCCCCGCCTCATTCTTGACCGTTATGACAACCGCGATGGACACAACCAGCCTAGCACCTCCACCATACCGTTCCATTATAGCGGCGACGCGGCGCTATACCAATTGCCCGCACCAGGAGGCAATCCCGGCCAGACGGCCCCGGGCCAAAAATGGTTTGCCTGACGAGCCGCCGGCGGGTATAATGGCGATTAGCCCTTGAGCTCATATCCTTTTGACCGGCCAATGCGTCTCCAAGGATAAGGGAGTGCAACTATGCGCATCCTGATCGTCGACGACGATGCCCCCAACGTGAAAATGATCTCCTTCCTGTTGCGCGAGGAAGGATATGACGTTGTCAGCGTGGACAACGGGCCCGCCGCCCTGGAACTGGTGGACCGCGAGCGACCAGACCTGATCATCCTGGACGTGATGATGCCCCACATGGACGGGTTTGAGGTCTGCCGGCGTATCCGCCAACGTCTGGATGTGCCTATCATCTTCCTCTCGGCCAAAGGGGAGACGGCGGACAAGGTCACGGGCCTGCAGTTGGGCGCCGATGACTACCTGGCCAAGCCCTTCGAGCCGGCCGAGTTTATGGCCAGGGTCAAGGCAGTCCTGCGACGCGCAGACAGCTCTACCGCGGATGAAGCGCAGACCAAGCTTACCGTAGGGGAACTGTCGCTCGAGCCGTTGAGCAACCGGGTGCTGTTTGCCGACGGACGAAAGGTCGACCTTACACCGATCGAGTTCAGGCTGCTCTACTGCCTCATGCGCAATGCAGGGCGCATCCTCAGCCACGACCTGTTGATGAACGCTGTCTGGGGCTACGACTATGAGGGGTACAGCAACCAGATTGCCGTGTATATGCACCGTCTACGACTCAAGCTGGAGCAGGATCCCGAACGTCCCAGGTACTTGAGCACGGTGCGCGGCCTCGGCTACAAGTTCGAACGCATCTAGAGCGATTCTAACGGCAGACGAGGAACGGCCTGACGCCGGCCTGCACGGGTGGCCGCCGGGCCGATATTCCGTTGTCTCTGCCGTACCGCGCTGGTATCGCTCTGGCATCAAGGTACGTTGAGCTGGTGAAGGAGGGAATTGGATCATGAGGGCAATCGCCCTTGCTGGAACCGCAGCTCGTCGGACGCTCTGCGTCGCTCTGACCCTGGGCGCGCTGTTCGCTCTACTCGCCCTTTCGGTGCGCGCGCAAATCCCGGCAGAGATACA contains the following coding sequences:
- the phoP_1 gene encoding Alkaline phosphatase synthesis transcriptional regulatory protein PhoP codes for the protein MRILIVDDDAPNVKMISFLLREEGYDVVSVDNGPAALELVDRERPDLIILDVMMPHMDGFEVCRRIRQRLDVPIIFLSAKGETADKVTGLQLGADDYLAKPFEPAEFMARVKAVLRRADSSTADEAQTKLTVGELSLEPLSNRVLFADGRKVDLTPIEFRLLYCLMRNAGRILSHDLLMNAVWGYDYEGYSNQIAVYMHRLRLKLEQDPERPRYLSTVRGLGYKFERI
- a CDS encoding putative glycosyl transferase; translated protein: MSIAVVITVKNEAGSLEGLLESLCAQTHQPDEVVIVDGGSTDGTLEVLRTWEESRRLPLRLLSEPGCSISRGRNLAIAASKSELIASTDAGVRLDAGWLDSLARPLTEGSTARRVACGFFLPDPRSVFEVAMGATVLPRRKDVRPERFLPSSRSVAFARTAWEAVGGYPEWLDYCEDLVFDLRLLAMGYRLVFVPEALVHFRPRPDLRSFAVQYFRYARGDGKADLWRVRHLVRYVTYLVALPVLLALAARASPAWLGVLVAGAAAMLFTPYKRLWPELRPLSFPERVAAVLWVPVIRVTGDLAKMAGYPVGVLWRLKRREQLPNWRAVDSTRENLA